In one window of Panthera uncia isolate 11264 chromosome F2, Puncia_PCG_1.0, whole genome shotgun sequence DNA:
- the LOC125924720 gene encoding uncharacterized protein LOC125924720 — translation MVTVNGDGDESSDDDDGDSVGDDDADGDDVDGDGDDVVDGDGDGDVDGGDSGDDVDGGDGGDDGDDAVDGDDDVDGDVDVDGDDVDVDDDVDGDGDGDGDVDGGDSDVMLMKVMVVMMVMMVMMMLMEMVMLMVMEMVMVMVMMMLMVMMLMLMMLMETVMVMLMEVIVVMMLMEMVVVMMVMLMVMVMMMLMVMVMLLMMMMLMEMVMLIEMVMLMVMMLMLMMILMEMVMVMLMEVMVVMMVMVMMMVI, via the coding sequence ATGGTGACGGTGAATGGTGATGGAGATGAGagcagtgatgatgatgatggtgatagtgTTGGCGATGATGATGCTGATGGTGATGATGTTGATGGAGACGGTGATGATGTTGTTGATggagatggtgatggtgatgttgatggaggtgatagtggtgatgatgttgatggaggtgatggtggtgatgatggtgatgatgctgttgatggtgatgatgatgttgatggagATGTTgatgttgatggtgatgatgttgatgttgatgatgatgttgatggagatggagatggtgatggtgatgttgaTGGAGGTGATAGTGATGTGATGTTGATgaaggtgatggtggtgatgatggtgatgatggtgatgatgatgttgatggagatggtgatgttgatggtgatggagatggtgatggtgatggtgatgatgatgttgatggtgatgatgttgaTGTTGATGATGTTGATGGAGACGGTGATGGTGATGTTGATGGAGGTGATAGTGGTGATGATGTTGAtggagatggtggtggtgatgatggtgatgttgatggtgatggtgatgatgatgttgatggtgatggtgatgttgttgatgatgatgatgttgatggaaATGGTGATGTTGATCGAGATGGTgatgttgatggtgatgatgttgatgttgatgatgataTTGATggagatggtgatggtgatgttgatggaggtgatggtggtaatgatggtgatggtgatgatgatggtgatatga